The following proteins are encoded in a genomic region of Melopsittacus undulatus isolate bMelUnd1 chromosome 8, bMelUnd1.mat.Z, whole genome shotgun sequence:
- the SMURF1 gene encoding E3 ubiquitin-protein ligase SMURF1 isoform X4, translating into MSNPGTRRNGSSIKIRLTVLCAKNLAKKDFFRLPDPFAKVVVDGSGQCHSTDTVKNTLDPKWNQHYDLYVGKTDSITISVWNHKKIHKKQGAGFLGCVRLLSNAISRLKDTGYQRLDLCKLNPTDTDAVRGQIVVSLQTRDRIGTGGSVVDCRGLLENEGTVYEDSGPGRPLSCFMEEPAPYTDTTGAAGGGNCRFTESPSQDQRLQAQRLRTPEVRGHAQTPQNRPHGHQSPDLPEGYEQRTTVQGQVYFLHTQTGVSTWHDPRIPRDLNSVNCDELGPLPPGWEVRSTVSGRIYFVDHNNRTTQFTDPRLHHIMNHQCQLKEPSQQPLTAPNEGSLEDGEELPAQRYERDLVQKLKVLRHELSLQQPQAGHCRIEVSREEIFEESYRQIMKMRPKDLKKRLMVKFRGEEGLDYGGVAREWLYLLCHEMLNPYYGLFQYSTDNIYMLQINPDSSINPDHLSYFHFVGRIMGLAVFHGHYINGGFTVPFYKQLLGKPIQLSDLESVDPELHKSLVWILENDITPVLDHTFCVEHNAFGRILQHELKPNGRNIPVTEENKKEYVRLYVNWRFMRGIEAQFLALQKGFNELIPQHLLKPFDQKELELIIGGLDKIDLNDWKSNTRLKHCMADSNIVKWFWQAVETFDEERRARLLQFVTGSTRVPLQGFKALQGAAGPRLFTIHLIDANTDNLPKAHTCFNRIDIPPYESYEKLYEKLLTAVEETCGFAVE; encoded by the exons TATTATGTGCCAAGAACCTTGcaaagaaagatttcttca GACTTCCTGACCCGTTTGCAAAAGTCGTTGTTGATGGGTCAGGTCAGTGCCATTCAACTGACACTGTGAAGAACACGTTGGACCCCAAATGGAACCAGCATTACGATCT GTATGTTGGGAAGACAGATTCTATAACCATCAGTGTATGGAAccataaaaaaatccacaagaAACAGGGAGCTGGCTTCCTGGGATGCGTCCGACTCCTCTCCAATGCCATCAGCAGGCTAAAAGATACTGGAT ACCAGCGTTTGGATCTATGCAAACTAAATCCCACAGATACAGATGCTGTACGAGGCCAAATAGTGG TCAGTTTACAGACGCGGGACAGAATAGGCACAGGAGGTTCTGTAGTAGACTGTAGAGGGCTTTTGGAGAATGAAGG AACGGTTTATGAAGATTCCGGACCGGGAAGGCCGCTGAGCTGTTTCATGGAGGAACCAGCACCATATACAGACACTACgggggctgctggaggaggcaaCTGTCGCTTCACAGAGTCCCCCAGTCAAGATCAGAGGCTTCAGGCCCAGCGACTTCGCACTCCTGAAGTCAGAGGTCATGCACAGACACCTCAGAACAGACCACATGGGCACCAGTCGCCTGATCTACCCGAAGGCTACG AACAAAGAACAACGGTACAGGGCCAGGTTTATTTTTTGCACACACAGACTGGAGTTAGCACATGGCATGACCCAAGGATACCAAG AGACCTTAACAGTGTGAATTGCGATGAACTGGGACCTTTGCCTCCAGGTTGGGAAGTTAGAAGTACGGTTTCAGGAAGAATATATTTTGTAGATCATaacaacagaaccacacagttcACAGATCCACGACTACATCACATCATGAA cCACCAATGCCAGCTAAAAGAGCCCAGCCAGCAGCCTCTGACAGCTCCAAATGAGGGATCACTTGAAGATGGAGAGGAGTTGCCTGCACAGAGATATGAAAGAGACTTGGTACAGAAGTTGAAAGTTCTCAGACATGAGCTCTCTCTTCAGCAACCACAGGCTGGTCACTGTCGCATCGAAGTATCCAGAGAGGAGATATTTGAG GAATCCTACCGTCAGATAATGAAGATGAGGCCAAAGGACTTGAAGAAGAGGCTTATGGTGAAATTCCGAGGAGAGGAAGGCCTGGATTATGGAGGAGTAGCAAG AGAATGGTTGTATTTACTATGCCATGAAATGCTGAATCCCTATTATGGACTTTTCCAGTACTCCACAGATAATATTTACATGCTGCAAATCAACCCAGACTCTTCTATCAATCCT GACCATTTGTCTTATTTCCATTTTGTTGGTCGGATAATGGGTTTGGCTGTGTTCCATGGACACTATATCAACGGGGGCTTCACGGTTCCCTTCTACAAACAGCTCCTGGGGAAGCCCATTCAGCTCTCCGATCTGGAATCTGTTGACCCAGAGCTACACAAAAGTTTAGTCTGGATCTT AGAGAACGATATCACCCCAGTTCTGGACCATACATTTTGTGTGGAACACAACGCTTTTGGGCGGATTTTACAGCATGAACTCAAACCAAATGGCAGGAATATTCCAGTGACAgaagagaacaagaaagaatATGTCAG gTTGTATGTAAATTGGAGATTTATGAGAGGAATAGAGGCACAGTTCCTGGCTCTGCAGAAAGGTTTTAATGAACTTattcctcagcatctccttaAGCCTTTTGACCAGAAGGAACTTGAG CTAATCATAGGAGGCCTGGATAAGATAGACCTGAATGACTGGAAGTCAAACACCCGCCTAAAGCACTGCATGGCAGATAGCAATATCGTGAAGTGGTTCTGGCAAGCAGTGGAAACATTTGATGAAGAAAGAAGGGCAAGGCTGCTGCAGTTTGTGACGGGTTCGACGCGTGTCCCCCTTCAAGGTTTCAAGGCTTTACAAG GCGCTGCAGGACCCAGACTATTTACCATCCATTTAATAGATGCAAACACAGACAACCTGCCAAAAGCCCACACTTG CTTTAACCGGATTGACATTCCGCCTTATGAGTCATACGAGAAGCTTTATGAGAAGCTGTTGACAGCTGTGGAAGAGACATGTGGGTTTGCTGTGGAGTGA
- the SMURF1 gene encoding E3 ubiquitin-protein ligase SMURF1 isoform X2 — MSNPGTRRNGSSIKIRLTVLCAKNLAKKDFFRLPDPFAKVVVDGSGQCHSTDTVKNTLDPKWNQHYDLYVGKTDSITISVWNHKKIHKKQGAGFLGCVRLLSNAISRLKDTGYQRLDLCKLNPTDTDAVRGQIVVSLQTRDRIGTGGSVVDCRGLLENEGFPIFRTVYEDSGPGRPLSCFMEEPAPYTDTTGAAGGGNCRFTESPSQDQRLQAQRLRTPEVRGHAQTPQNRPHGHQSPDLPEGYEQRTTVQGQVYFLHTQTGVSTWHDPRIPRDLNSVNCDELGPLPPGWEVRSTVSGRIYFVDHNNRTTQFTDPRLHHIMNHQCQLKEPSQQPLTAPNEGSLEDGEELPAQRYERDLVQKLKVLRHELSLQQPQAGHCRIEVSREEIFEESYRQIMKMRPKDLKKRLMVKFRGEEGLDYGGVAREWLYLLCHEMLNPYYGLFQYSTDNIYMLQINPDSSINPDHLSYFHFVGRIMGLAVFHGHYINGGFTVPFYKQLLGKPIQLSDLESVDPELHKSLVWILENDITPVLDHTFCVEHNAFGRILQHELKPNGRNIPVTEENKKEYVRLYVNWRFMRGIEAQFLALQKGFNELIPQHLLKPFDQKELELIIGGLDKIDLNDWKSNTRLKHCMADSNIVKWFWQAVETFDEERRARLLQFVTGSTRVPLQGFKALQGAAGPRLFTIHLIDANTDNLPKAHTCFNRIDIPPYESYEKLYEKLLTAVEETCGFAVE; from the exons TATTATGTGCCAAGAACCTTGcaaagaaagatttcttca GACTTCCTGACCCGTTTGCAAAAGTCGTTGTTGATGGGTCAGGTCAGTGCCATTCAACTGACACTGTGAAGAACACGTTGGACCCCAAATGGAACCAGCATTACGATCT GTATGTTGGGAAGACAGATTCTATAACCATCAGTGTATGGAAccataaaaaaatccacaagaAACAGGGAGCTGGCTTCCTGGGATGCGTCCGACTCCTCTCCAATGCCATCAGCAGGCTAAAAGATACTGGAT ACCAGCGTTTGGATCTATGCAAACTAAATCCCACAGATACAGATGCTGTACGAGGCCAAATAGTGG TCAGTTTACAGACGCGGGACAGAATAGGCACAGGAGGTTCTGTAGTAGACTGTAGAGGGCTTTTGGAGAATGAAGG TTTCCCCATTTTCAGAACGGTTTATGAAGATTCCGGACCGGGAAGGCCGCTGAGCTGTTTCATGGAGGAACCAGCACCATATACAGACACTACgggggctgctggaggaggcaaCTGTCGCTTCACAGAGTCCCCCAGTCAAGATCAGAGGCTTCAGGCCCAGCGACTTCGCACTCCTGAAGTCAGAGGTCATGCACAGACACCTCAGAACAGACCACATGGGCACCAGTCGCCTGATCTACCCGAAGGCTACG AACAAAGAACAACGGTACAGGGCCAGGTTTATTTTTTGCACACACAGACTGGAGTTAGCACATGGCATGACCCAAGGATACCAAG AGACCTTAACAGTGTGAATTGCGATGAACTGGGACCTTTGCCTCCAGGTTGGGAAGTTAGAAGTACGGTTTCAGGAAGAATATATTTTGTAGATCATaacaacagaaccacacagttcACAGATCCACGACTACATCACATCATGAA cCACCAATGCCAGCTAAAAGAGCCCAGCCAGCAGCCTCTGACAGCTCCAAATGAGGGATCACTTGAAGATGGAGAGGAGTTGCCTGCACAGAGATATGAAAGAGACTTGGTACAGAAGTTGAAAGTTCTCAGACATGAGCTCTCTCTTCAGCAACCACAGGCTGGTCACTGTCGCATCGAAGTATCCAGAGAGGAGATATTTGAG GAATCCTACCGTCAGATAATGAAGATGAGGCCAAAGGACTTGAAGAAGAGGCTTATGGTGAAATTCCGAGGAGAGGAAGGCCTGGATTATGGAGGAGTAGCAAG AGAATGGTTGTATTTACTATGCCATGAAATGCTGAATCCCTATTATGGACTTTTCCAGTACTCCACAGATAATATTTACATGCTGCAAATCAACCCAGACTCTTCTATCAATCCT GACCATTTGTCTTATTTCCATTTTGTTGGTCGGATAATGGGTTTGGCTGTGTTCCATGGACACTATATCAACGGGGGCTTCACGGTTCCCTTCTACAAACAGCTCCTGGGGAAGCCCATTCAGCTCTCCGATCTGGAATCTGTTGACCCAGAGCTACACAAAAGTTTAGTCTGGATCTT AGAGAACGATATCACCCCAGTTCTGGACCATACATTTTGTGTGGAACACAACGCTTTTGGGCGGATTTTACAGCATGAACTCAAACCAAATGGCAGGAATATTCCAGTGACAgaagagaacaagaaagaatATGTCAG gTTGTATGTAAATTGGAGATTTATGAGAGGAATAGAGGCACAGTTCCTGGCTCTGCAGAAAGGTTTTAATGAACTTattcctcagcatctccttaAGCCTTTTGACCAGAAGGAACTTGAG CTAATCATAGGAGGCCTGGATAAGATAGACCTGAATGACTGGAAGTCAAACACCCGCCTAAAGCACTGCATGGCAGATAGCAATATCGTGAAGTGGTTCTGGCAAGCAGTGGAAACATTTGATGAAGAAAGAAGGGCAAGGCTGCTGCAGTTTGTGACGGGTTCGACGCGTGTCCCCCTTCAAGGTTTCAAGGCTTTACAAG GCGCTGCAGGACCCAGACTATTTACCATCCATTTAATAGATGCAAACACAGACAACCTGCCAAAAGCCCACACTTG CTTTAACCGGATTGACATTCCGCCTTATGAGTCATACGAGAAGCTTTATGAGAAGCTGTTGACAGCTGTGGAAGAGACATGTGGGTTTGCTGTGGAGTGA
- the SMURF1 gene encoding E3 ubiquitin-protein ligase SMURF1 isoform X3, with translation MSNPGTRRNGSSIKIRLTVLCAKNLAKKDFFRLPDPFAKVVVDGSGQCHSTDTVKNTLDPKWNQHYDLYVGKTDSITISVWNHKKIHKKQGAGFLGCVRLLSNAISRLKDTGYQRLDLCKLNPTDTDAVRGQIVVSLQTRDRIGTGGSVVDCRGLLENEGTVYEDSGPGRPLSCFMEEPAPYTDTTGAAGGGNCRFTESPSQDQRLQAQRLRTPEVRGHAQTPQNRPHGHQSPDLPEGYEQRTTVQGQVYFLHTQTGVSTWHDPRIPRDLNSVNCDELGPLPPGWEVRSTVSGRIYFVDHNNRTTQFTDPRLHHIMNHQCQLKEPSQQPLTAPNEGSLEDGEELPAQRYERDLVQKLKVLRHELSLQQPQAGHCRIEVSREEIFEESYRQIMKMRPKDLKKRLMVKFRGEEGLDYGGVAREWLYLLCHEMLNPYYGLFQYSTDNIYMLQINPDSSINPDHLSYFHFVGRIMGLAVFHGHYINGGFTVPFYKQLLGKPIQLSDLESVDPELHKSLVWILENDITPVLDHTFCVEHNAFGRILQHELKPNGRNIPVTEENKKEYVRLYVNWRFMRGIEAQFLALQKGFNELIPQHLLKPFDQKELELIIGGLDKIDLNDWKSNTRLKHCMADSNIVKWFWQAVETFDEERRARLLQFVTGSTRVPLQGFKALQGSTGAAGPRLFTIHLIDANTDNLPKAHTCFNRIDIPPYESYEKLYEKLLTAVEETCGFAVE, from the exons TATTATGTGCCAAGAACCTTGcaaagaaagatttcttca GACTTCCTGACCCGTTTGCAAAAGTCGTTGTTGATGGGTCAGGTCAGTGCCATTCAACTGACACTGTGAAGAACACGTTGGACCCCAAATGGAACCAGCATTACGATCT GTATGTTGGGAAGACAGATTCTATAACCATCAGTGTATGGAAccataaaaaaatccacaagaAACAGGGAGCTGGCTTCCTGGGATGCGTCCGACTCCTCTCCAATGCCATCAGCAGGCTAAAAGATACTGGAT ACCAGCGTTTGGATCTATGCAAACTAAATCCCACAGATACAGATGCTGTACGAGGCCAAATAGTGG TCAGTTTACAGACGCGGGACAGAATAGGCACAGGAGGTTCTGTAGTAGACTGTAGAGGGCTTTTGGAGAATGAAGG AACGGTTTATGAAGATTCCGGACCGGGAAGGCCGCTGAGCTGTTTCATGGAGGAACCAGCACCATATACAGACACTACgggggctgctggaggaggcaaCTGTCGCTTCACAGAGTCCCCCAGTCAAGATCAGAGGCTTCAGGCCCAGCGACTTCGCACTCCTGAAGTCAGAGGTCATGCACAGACACCTCAGAACAGACCACATGGGCACCAGTCGCCTGATCTACCCGAAGGCTACG AACAAAGAACAACGGTACAGGGCCAGGTTTATTTTTTGCACACACAGACTGGAGTTAGCACATGGCATGACCCAAGGATACCAAG AGACCTTAACAGTGTGAATTGCGATGAACTGGGACCTTTGCCTCCAGGTTGGGAAGTTAGAAGTACGGTTTCAGGAAGAATATATTTTGTAGATCATaacaacagaaccacacagttcACAGATCCACGACTACATCACATCATGAA cCACCAATGCCAGCTAAAAGAGCCCAGCCAGCAGCCTCTGACAGCTCCAAATGAGGGATCACTTGAAGATGGAGAGGAGTTGCCTGCACAGAGATATGAAAGAGACTTGGTACAGAAGTTGAAAGTTCTCAGACATGAGCTCTCTCTTCAGCAACCACAGGCTGGTCACTGTCGCATCGAAGTATCCAGAGAGGAGATATTTGAG GAATCCTACCGTCAGATAATGAAGATGAGGCCAAAGGACTTGAAGAAGAGGCTTATGGTGAAATTCCGAGGAGAGGAAGGCCTGGATTATGGAGGAGTAGCAAG AGAATGGTTGTATTTACTATGCCATGAAATGCTGAATCCCTATTATGGACTTTTCCAGTACTCCACAGATAATATTTACATGCTGCAAATCAACCCAGACTCTTCTATCAATCCT GACCATTTGTCTTATTTCCATTTTGTTGGTCGGATAATGGGTTTGGCTGTGTTCCATGGACACTATATCAACGGGGGCTTCACGGTTCCCTTCTACAAACAGCTCCTGGGGAAGCCCATTCAGCTCTCCGATCTGGAATCTGTTGACCCAGAGCTACACAAAAGTTTAGTCTGGATCTT AGAGAACGATATCACCCCAGTTCTGGACCATACATTTTGTGTGGAACACAACGCTTTTGGGCGGATTTTACAGCATGAACTCAAACCAAATGGCAGGAATATTCCAGTGACAgaagagaacaagaaagaatATGTCAG gTTGTATGTAAATTGGAGATTTATGAGAGGAATAGAGGCACAGTTCCTGGCTCTGCAGAAAGGTTTTAATGAACTTattcctcagcatctccttaAGCCTTTTGACCAGAAGGAACTTGAG CTAATCATAGGAGGCCTGGATAAGATAGACCTGAATGACTGGAAGTCAAACACCCGCCTAAAGCACTGCATGGCAGATAGCAATATCGTGAAGTGGTTCTGGCAAGCAGTGGAAACATTTGATGAAGAAAGAAGGGCAAGGCTGCTGCAGTTTGTGACGGGTTCGACGCGTGTCCCCCTTCAAGGTTTCAAGGCTTTACAAG GTTCTACAGGCGCTGCAGGACCCAGACTATTTACCATCCATTTAATAGATGCAAACACAGACAACCTGCCAAAAGCCCACACTTG CTTTAACCGGATTGACATTCCGCCTTATGAGTCATACGAGAAGCTTTATGAGAAGCTGTTGACAGCTGTGGAAGAGACATGTGGGTTTGCTGTGGAGTGA
- the SMURF1 gene encoding E3 ubiquitin-protein ligase SMURF1 isoform X1, whose protein sequence is MSNPGTRRNGSSIKIRLTVLCAKNLAKKDFFRLPDPFAKVVVDGSGQCHSTDTVKNTLDPKWNQHYDLYVGKTDSITISVWNHKKIHKKQGAGFLGCVRLLSNAISRLKDTGYQRLDLCKLNPTDTDAVRGQIVVSLQTRDRIGTGGSVVDCRGLLENEGFPIFRTVYEDSGPGRPLSCFMEEPAPYTDTTGAAGGGNCRFTESPSQDQRLQAQRLRTPEVRGHAQTPQNRPHGHQSPDLPEGYEQRTTVQGQVYFLHTQTGVSTWHDPRIPRDLNSVNCDELGPLPPGWEVRSTVSGRIYFVDHNNRTTQFTDPRLHHIMNHQCQLKEPSQQPLTAPNEGSLEDGEELPAQRYERDLVQKLKVLRHELSLQQPQAGHCRIEVSREEIFEESYRQIMKMRPKDLKKRLMVKFRGEEGLDYGGVAREWLYLLCHEMLNPYYGLFQYSTDNIYMLQINPDSSINPDHLSYFHFVGRIMGLAVFHGHYINGGFTVPFYKQLLGKPIQLSDLESVDPELHKSLVWILENDITPVLDHTFCVEHNAFGRILQHELKPNGRNIPVTEENKKEYVRLYVNWRFMRGIEAQFLALQKGFNELIPQHLLKPFDQKELELIIGGLDKIDLNDWKSNTRLKHCMADSNIVKWFWQAVETFDEERRARLLQFVTGSTRVPLQGFKALQGSTGAAGPRLFTIHLIDANTDNLPKAHTCFNRIDIPPYESYEKLYEKLLTAVEETCGFAVE, encoded by the exons TATTATGTGCCAAGAACCTTGcaaagaaagatttcttca GACTTCCTGACCCGTTTGCAAAAGTCGTTGTTGATGGGTCAGGTCAGTGCCATTCAACTGACACTGTGAAGAACACGTTGGACCCCAAATGGAACCAGCATTACGATCT GTATGTTGGGAAGACAGATTCTATAACCATCAGTGTATGGAAccataaaaaaatccacaagaAACAGGGAGCTGGCTTCCTGGGATGCGTCCGACTCCTCTCCAATGCCATCAGCAGGCTAAAAGATACTGGAT ACCAGCGTTTGGATCTATGCAAACTAAATCCCACAGATACAGATGCTGTACGAGGCCAAATAGTGG TCAGTTTACAGACGCGGGACAGAATAGGCACAGGAGGTTCTGTAGTAGACTGTAGAGGGCTTTTGGAGAATGAAGG TTTCCCCATTTTCAGAACGGTTTATGAAGATTCCGGACCGGGAAGGCCGCTGAGCTGTTTCATGGAGGAACCAGCACCATATACAGACACTACgggggctgctggaggaggcaaCTGTCGCTTCACAGAGTCCCCCAGTCAAGATCAGAGGCTTCAGGCCCAGCGACTTCGCACTCCTGAAGTCAGAGGTCATGCACAGACACCTCAGAACAGACCACATGGGCACCAGTCGCCTGATCTACCCGAAGGCTACG AACAAAGAACAACGGTACAGGGCCAGGTTTATTTTTTGCACACACAGACTGGAGTTAGCACATGGCATGACCCAAGGATACCAAG AGACCTTAACAGTGTGAATTGCGATGAACTGGGACCTTTGCCTCCAGGTTGGGAAGTTAGAAGTACGGTTTCAGGAAGAATATATTTTGTAGATCATaacaacagaaccacacagttcACAGATCCACGACTACATCACATCATGAA cCACCAATGCCAGCTAAAAGAGCCCAGCCAGCAGCCTCTGACAGCTCCAAATGAGGGATCACTTGAAGATGGAGAGGAGTTGCCTGCACAGAGATATGAAAGAGACTTGGTACAGAAGTTGAAAGTTCTCAGACATGAGCTCTCTCTTCAGCAACCACAGGCTGGTCACTGTCGCATCGAAGTATCCAGAGAGGAGATATTTGAG GAATCCTACCGTCAGATAATGAAGATGAGGCCAAAGGACTTGAAGAAGAGGCTTATGGTGAAATTCCGAGGAGAGGAAGGCCTGGATTATGGAGGAGTAGCAAG AGAATGGTTGTATTTACTATGCCATGAAATGCTGAATCCCTATTATGGACTTTTCCAGTACTCCACAGATAATATTTACATGCTGCAAATCAACCCAGACTCTTCTATCAATCCT GACCATTTGTCTTATTTCCATTTTGTTGGTCGGATAATGGGTTTGGCTGTGTTCCATGGACACTATATCAACGGGGGCTTCACGGTTCCCTTCTACAAACAGCTCCTGGGGAAGCCCATTCAGCTCTCCGATCTGGAATCTGTTGACCCAGAGCTACACAAAAGTTTAGTCTGGATCTT AGAGAACGATATCACCCCAGTTCTGGACCATACATTTTGTGTGGAACACAACGCTTTTGGGCGGATTTTACAGCATGAACTCAAACCAAATGGCAGGAATATTCCAGTGACAgaagagaacaagaaagaatATGTCAG gTTGTATGTAAATTGGAGATTTATGAGAGGAATAGAGGCACAGTTCCTGGCTCTGCAGAAAGGTTTTAATGAACTTattcctcagcatctccttaAGCCTTTTGACCAGAAGGAACTTGAG CTAATCATAGGAGGCCTGGATAAGATAGACCTGAATGACTGGAAGTCAAACACCCGCCTAAAGCACTGCATGGCAGATAGCAATATCGTGAAGTGGTTCTGGCAAGCAGTGGAAACATTTGATGAAGAAAGAAGGGCAAGGCTGCTGCAGTTTGTGACGGGTTCGACGCGTGTCCCCCTTCAAGGTTTCAAGGCTTTACAAG GTTCTACAGGCGCTGCAGGACCCAGACTATTTACCATCCATTTAATAGATGCAAACACAGACAACCTGCCAAAAGCCCACACTTG CTTTAACCGGATTGACATTCCGCCTTATGAGTCATACGAGAAGCTTTATGAGAAGCTGTTGACAGCTGTGGAAGAGACATGTGGGTTTGCTGTGGAGTGA